From the Bacteroidetes bacterium SB0662_bin_6 genome, the window ACGTATGCGGCGTTGCCCGCCGGTTCGGCAGGCGGCTGCTGTTCCGGGATCTTTCGTTTTCCTTGTCCGGCGGCGAGTGCCTTGCCGTGACCGGCGTCAACGGGTCCGGCAAGTCCACCCTGCTTCGCATTCTGGCCGGGGTGATGTCGCCGAGCGAAGGAACCGTTTCGCTCCGCGTGAACGGGACCGGCCTGTCGAAGGAAGCGCATCCCCTGCATGCCGGCCTCGTAGCGCCGTACGTGAATGTATACGCAGGATTCTCTCCTCGGGAGAATTTGCGGTTTATCGCCCGGGCGCGCCGTCTTGCGAACGATGAGCAGCGGATCGAGGAGACGCTCGCATCCGTCGGGTTGGCCCGCCGCATGCACGACCGGGTCTCCACGTTCTCATCCGGCATGGTGCAGCGCGTCAGACTGGCGGCGGCGCTGCTTGCCGATCCGCCGCTTCTGCTTCTGGACGAGCCGAACGAGCATCTCGACGAAGAAGGCCGCCACATGATGTCCGCTGTCATCGAAGACAGACTTCGCGCCGGCGCGATCATGGTCGTGGCCACCAACGACGAACGGGAAGCGAAACAGTACGCTCGTACGCTGTGTGTCGAGGAGTATCGATAATTTCGCCTGCCGCGATACGGCCCTTATTTCGCTGCGTACAGGCGTTCCTACCCGGCGAGGAAGGCGGCAAGCAAAACAAGGGTAAGACCTGCGTGCGCACCGACAATCCACTTGATCGCGGCAAACTGGGCTTTCATGCTCTCTTTCAGCGTGTCGATGTCCTGCTTCGACGCGGCGAACCGGGCGTTCATACTCTCTTTCAGGGCATCCATATTCCCTTTCAGCGCGTCGATATCCTGCTTCAACGCATTGATATCCTGCTTCGACGCAGCGAACCGGGCGTTCATATTCTCTTTCAGCGCGTCGATGTCCTGCTTCGACGCGGTTTCGCCATGTCGCTCCGCGATCGCTTGTGCGAGGGCTTTCGCCTGTTTCTGTTCGATGCCTGCGGCGGTAAGGTTTTCGGCCATGGAAAGGGTGTCGATCATGGCTTGTGCGAATGGTTTATGAAAAATAATATACCGTTTGCGGCCTTCTGTTTCATGCTTGTCCTTAAGTATTCGCCAATGGCCGGGGCCTTCACATCCGCGTTACCCCCAGCGCGGCGATATCCACGGCGTCCGCGCCTGCCTTAAGGAGGGCGCTTGCGGCCATGCCCACTGTGGCTCCTGTGGTAAAGATATCGTCCACGAGCAGAATCCGCAGTCCGGCAACCCGTTCCGGGATCGGCACGGTGAATGCGCCGTCGAGGTTATCCAGCCGCTCTTTCCGGGAAAGCGCCGTTTGCGAGCGGGTGACCTTGCTCCGGACGATCACTTCCGGCGCGGCGGGTCTTTCAAGGGCAGGGGCA encodes:
- a CDS encoding ATP-binding cassette domain-containing protein, whose product is MPVLDVCGVARRFGRRLLFRDLSFSLSGGECLAVTGVNGSGKSTLLRILAGVMSPSEGTVSLRVNGTGLSKEAHPLHAGLVAPYVNVYAGFSPRENLRFIARARRLANDEQRIEETLASVGLARRMHDRVSTFSSGMVQRVRLAAALLADPPLLLLDEPNEHLDEEGRHMMSAVIEDRLRAGAIMVVATNDEREAKQYARTLCVEEYR